The DNA segment TAACGCGGATCATTTAACAAAAGTTCATATAGTAACTAAGAAAATATCCAGTAATTTTCAGTCAAAAATTGATCAACTCAAGGCAAAAGCTAAAATTGATTTTTTAATTTATGAAATCAAAGATACAGAAGTTGAAAATTTCAAAATCTCTCAACATATATCTTCTGCTTCATATTATAGATTACTAGCTCCTGACATTCTCCCCAATCAACTCAGTAAAATACTGTATCTTGATTCGGATTTAATTGTTAATGGTTCAATTTCTGAACTATATAATTATGATCTATCAAATTATATAGTTGCAGCTCAGGGAAAAAAAGTTATATCCACAAAAAAAAGGCTCGAACTTAATAGCAACTATTATTTCAATGCGGGTGTAATTTTGATTAATTTAGAAACTTGGCGCAACCTGAATATAGGTAAGAAATGTATTGAAATTATTCGCAATCGTCCTGATCTGATTAAATTACACGATCAAGATGCTTTAAATAAAGTGATTGATGGTCAATTTCTGAATATAGACCAAAAATGGAATTCATTGGTTGATTTATATGAAGGACACTCTCAGGCGAATGACAAATCAATGGTAATTCACTTTATTGGGTCTTTAAAACCGTGGCAAATATGGTGTATTAGTCCTCAAAAAGAACTTTACTGGTCATACTTGAAACAATCACCATGGTCAAGCAGCATTCCAGAATTACCTAAGAATTCCAAACAAGTTTTATCTGCGATTAAAGCAATTTTAAAACAGCTAAAAATTTTGAAAAAACCAAAGTAAAATTTACTTTTTCACAAACCGTCTTTGTCCCCTTCAGGCTTGAGACATCCAGGACACCCATCAAATTTTGCTCAATCATCATTCCTGGAGGATTTCAGCTTAGAATAACTGAGTCCAACTTGATGGTTTTCAAGTTGTAAATATTAAACTGATCATACTCAGAAAATCTGGCAAAACCAAAACAATGGCTACAAAAATTCCTGTTACAGTAATTACAGGCTTTTTAGGCAGTGGTAAAACTAGCTTAATTCGCCATCTACTACAAAACAACCAAGGTCGCCGCATTGCAGTTTTAGTCAACGAGTTTGGCGAACTAGGTATTGATGGCGAATTGTTAAAATCCTGTCAAATCTGCCCCGAAGATGGGGACGATGGGAGTAATATTTTTGAATTAACTAACGGCTGCTTATGTTGTACCGTGCAGGAAGAGTTTTTTCCCACGATGCAAGAACTCATCAAGCGGCGAGATAGCATTGACTGTATTTTAATTGAAACTTCTGGTTTAGCTTTACCCAAACCTTTAATTAAAGCCTTTCGCTGGCAAGAAATTCGCGCCGCCGCTACAGTCGATGCAGTGATTACCGTAGTAGATTGTGCCGCGGTAGCATCAGGTACATTTGCTAGTAATCCGGAAGCGATCGCTGCTCAACGGCAAGCAGATGATAGTCTAGAACATGAAACACCCTTGCAAGAATTGTTTGAAGACCAACTGGCTTGTGCAGATTTGGTGGTATTGAATAAAACTGATTTAGTCGATATTGCCACAAAACATCGAGTCGAGGAATTAATTAAGCAAGAATTGCCCAGAGTGGTGAAGATTGTGTCAAGCGATCGCGGTAAACTAGATGCCTCTATCTTATTAGGATTTCAAGCCGCAGTAGAAGATAATTTAGATAGTCGTCCCAGCCATCACGACACCGAAGCAGAACACGAACACGATGAAGAGATTACCTCAACTCACTTAGTTTTAGACCGCACCTTTGATCCAGAAACACTGCAACAAGAATTGCAAAAACTGGCTAACCAACAAGAAATATATCGCATCAAAGGCTTTGTTGCAGTAGCTAACAAACCCATGCGCCTAGTAATGCAAGGTGTCGGCACCCGATTTGATAAATTTTATGATCGCCCATGGAAACCACAAGAAGCTAAACAAACCAGTTTAGTTTTCATTGGTCGTGATTTGAAATCTTCAGAAATTGAATCACAATTAGTAGCTTTATAATCTCTCCAAATTTATGACTATCTCTCAACTATTTGACATTGCCAATATTTTCGTTTTACCCTTTTGGGTGCTGATGATTTTCCTACCCAAGTGGAAACTAACACGGCAAATAATGGCATCATATCTCCCTTTTGTAGTGCTAGCTGGGGCATATTTGTATTTGTTTGTCAACAGCATTACACCAGAAAATGCCGCCGCTTTATCCAATCCCCAATTAGCCGATATTGCGCGATTTTTAGGTGATGAAACAGCAGCTGCAACGGGTTGGATTCATTTTTTGGTGATGGATTTATTTGTCGGTCGCTGGATTTATTTAGAAGGGCAAAAAACGGGTATTTGGACAATTCACTCTATTGCTTTGTGTTTGTTTGCTGGTCCTTTGGGGTTACTTTCCCATATCTTAACTTACTGGATTACTAAAGTATTTTTCCCCAATTCACAGTTAAGTGAAGCGGTAGTAGAAGAAGTTGTGTCTTCCAGTAGTAGTTAGATTCAGAAAAATTAACCACAGATAAACAAAGGTAAATACAGCATTTTTCGGTTTTATGAGGTACAAAAACCCCACCCCCAACCCCCTCCGGTGCAAGCGATGAGGGGGCTAATTGGTGTTCCCCAATTATGTAGATATTTATCTTTGTTTATTGGTGGTAGAAGATGATGAAAGTTGGGGATGTCTATAATTTGCATCTACCCAACAGCGTGGTAAACCTTCACCGGAGGGGAATAGGAGATTTTGTTTTTGATAAGCATCAGGTTCTTGTTCTTCTTCTCCTAATTGGTCTTGGGCGTGAATAATATGAGTACTTGGGTCAATTAATTCTTGAAAATCAAGCACTTTTATGATGTCACCGGAGTCTTTGAGTTGTAAAAACATATAAATTACTCCACTAAATTTGTACACGGAATTGACGCGAATTTTATAAAAAATTCGTTGATAAATTAATTACTCATGTTTACTTAACTAGATTTTTCAACCAGTTTTTTAAACCGCAGATATGCTTGTTCTGGTGTTAGTGGTTCAGATTCTTCCTGGTTGGGGATATAGTATTGTCTGCTATCAGGAAAATGCCGCACGAGAAAACTTGGTATTAAACCCAAGCTTAAAGCTTTTTTACCAAGTTCTTCTGCTGTTTCTGCTAAAGTATATTCGTCGTGAAACTGATATGTAGTCATATCCTTCACCTCCTGGTTGAGGTTGCCCAAAAAGCAATTAATCAACACTCAAAACACAGAAATTAACTCTGGCGTTGATATTTCTCTAAAATATCAACTAAGTTTACTTGGCATTGCAATGGTAGTAGATCATTTAAAGGCAATTCTTTTCTTCCACCACCAATTTTTACGGGTATAGATTCTAGGACTGCGATAACTCGGTCTTCATTTACAGTCTTAGAACTAATTAAAGGATACATTTTTTCAGCAACGACAGTGTGTAGTTTGGCATCGGATAAATAAAGATGCCACTTGGCAATATCTATATAGACAGATTCGCCAATTTCAGCAGCTAGGGCTTCCAGTAATTCTGCGGTGTGAGTTGTCGCCATAAAAATCACCTTATATCAACAAAGAGCGTTAACTATCAGTGTCTTTAACATTATCGCGCAATTATTAACTTGAATCTACTGCCACAGGTTACAATCACCCTAGCTTTAACACTCCGTCTTTAGGTTGATTTGGGTGGAGTTTCGGTATAGTTAGCGATCGCAGTAATATAAATTAGATGCACCAACAATACTAATATCCAACCTGCTGTTAACCAGGGTAACCATTCCCAGGTAGCTGCTTTTAAGTTGTGGAAAAACCATAAACTCGAATTCACAGCTGTAGTCAGTGCCACATGCACAGCAAAAGTCATCCGGTCATCTAACTTGCGGAATGCTGGGTCTTTGCGGTCGGGTTTGCGAGGCCAACGAGGAGGCATAAAGATTTATTACAGACTTGAACACAGTAGAAACACAGCCGTTGGCCATGTACTTACTCATTTTAAGGTTTTTAGGGTTCTCTGGCCACAAAACCTCGAAAATCAGATCAGCTATAAATTTCTATCACCACATCCCTGTATAGTTTTGCATTCTGGCTTGCCATCCTTTTTGAACATCAAAGCTATCAAAGGCAAAATATTGCTTCATCAATCAATTGGGTGAAGTTTGAATTTACGTGAGTAAAAAATGATTCATCTTTTTGACAGAGGGAGTTAATACATTGACTTGTAAAGATATCAATAAGCGTTAGAGGTGGATCAGAATGACGAAAGCAAATCCCGTTGAAATCCAAAAACACTTGAAAGGCTTTGATTACCCGGCTGGAAAATCAGATTTAATCAAGCACGCTAGACAACAGGGTGCTGATCAGGATGTGATTTCAATATTAGAACAACTACCAGAAAATCAAGAGTACCAAACCCCCACTGAACTGAATAAAGCCATAGGCAACATTATCTAGATGATGCTACTGGCGAGGAATAGTCGCCTGATTTCCCGCCAGTTTTGCTTACTAGTTGAATCGATTCAATTTGAATAGACTTTTCTAAAGCTTTAGCCATATCGTATAAAGTCAAAGCCGCTACAGAAACAGCCGTTAAAGCTTCCATTTCTACTCCAGTTTCAGCTTTAGTCTTGACTGTGGCATGAATTTGATAACCAGGAAGTTGGGGATCAGCTGTGACTTCAACTGTAATTTTTTGTAGTGGTAAAGGATGACACAGGGGAATCAATGTAGCTGTCTGTTTAGCTGCCATAATTCCCGCCAACCTTGCAGTTGCTAGGACATCCCCTTTTGGGGCATTGCCGGCTTGAATGGCTGCGAAGGTTTCGGGCAGCATTCGCACCTTAGCCAGGGCTACTGCTTGCCTGATAGTGGGCATCTTAGCCGACACATCTACCATCTGTGCTTCGCCGTGAGGATCAAGGTGGGTTAAGTCGGCAGAATTAAATAAAAAATTTTCTTGCATTATTTTAAGAGTCCGTGCTAGGATAAAATTCTTGTAAGGGTGTGTAGCTCAGTGGACTAGAGCACGTGGCTACGGACCACGGTGTCGGGGGTTCGAATCCCTCCTCGCCCGTTTAAATAAAGAAAAAAGGCAAGGTAGATATAATTCTATTTTGCCTTTTTCTAATTTTTAGTTGCCATTATTTAACGCGTAAGTATCTTTAGCACGCCCCAAAGCAAAGCGCAGGGAATTGTTGAGGTCATGGCTAGACTGGGTGAGAAAGATGATAATCGCTAAAAAAGTTAACCCAGCACCGTAACCAAACATATTCCGGTAACCTACTTGTTCGGCTATGGAACCAAGAACTGGCCCGGCGATCGCAATCCCAATATCCAATCCGATCAAAGATACACCAAAGATTCGCCCCCGTTCATGAGGTAGGGCGCGGTCTGTCATCATCGCCGCCATCATGGGAATTGCTGTCCCAGAAGCAGCGCCTTCGACAAATGCTGAGAGTAAGAACACAGGGGCGCTATTAGCTTGCCATATACCTACCAATGCTAAGGTGAAGGCAATTAAACTGAGGGTGATAAATAAACCTCTGCCATATTTATCAGAAGCCCGACCAATAAATAACCTGACATTAAAACTAGCGATCGCAGCTACTGTATAAAACAGTCCTGGGTTCAAATCTATATTAGTTGATTTAATAAACAACGGCACAAAGGTATGCAAAGTTCCTAAAGCCACACCAATTAACAACATGACAAGCGCCGGAATCCGCACACGGGGACTCAATAAAAGTCCCCAAAATTGGTGATCAGCGGGGCTGGTATGGGGCGACTCAGCAACAGGGGGATTGATGATAGGTACAATACATAACATTCCGGCAAAACCCAAAGCCGCAGATAATATAAATAATGGGGTATAACCAGCTGCGGCTTGTAAATATCCCCCCAAGGCTGGCCCAATAGCTACGCCTATGGGATTTACCAGACTCATGTAGCCAATCACTTCACCACGATTTTTAGCAGGGGCTAAATCTCCCACTAATGCTATGTAACCAGTCCCAAAAGCGGCAATACTGATGCCGTGAAAGGCTCGTAATACCATTAATGGGATGATGGTGTTGGTGAAGATATAACCTAGAGGTGCGATCGCAGCTGCTGACATTCCAATTAGTAAAACAATCTTACGACCCCGCCGATCCGCTAAATTGCTACACCAAGGGCGAAATACCAGCATCCCGATGGCAAAACTGCCCATCACAATGCCAATCTGTTGACTGGTTGCGCCTACGTCTTCGATATACAGGGGTAAAGTGGGTAATAAAGAGGCAATGCTAGACCAGAATAATAAACCTGCTGTAAATAAAATCAGCAGGTTACGTCGTAGTTTAGCGTCCAATGTATAAAAAACTTTCAAAATAGTTGTCAGTTTATTTCCAGAGTGTTAATCACATTGTTACGTTACTTAACATTTTTCGCTACTACTTCTCGCACCCGATAGATGGGGCGACCTTGAGATTCATGGTAAGTCCGCATCAATAACTCACCTAATAGACCAAAGCAAAACAACTGCACCCCAGTCACTAGCAGCAAAACTGCCAAAATTAGTAAAGGGCGATTACCAATTGATTCACCTAAAGCTAATTTGATCAAAGTTAAGTAAATCCCAATCAGGGTTCCTGTGACCATGGAACCTAAACCCAATAGCCCAAAAACGTGCATCGGGCGGGTGAGAAACTTCTTCATAAAGTAAATAGTTAACAAATCCATCATCACGCGGAAAGTCCGCCAAATGCCATACTTACTGCGACCAAAACGCCGCGCATGGTGACGCACCTGGATTTCGGTGATTCGCGCCCCTTCAATGTAAGCCAAAGCAGGTAAAAATCGGTGCAGTTCTCCGTAGAGATTCATATCTGCCAAAACTTCCGACCGATAAGCTTTGAGAGAACAACCGTAATCATGTAACTTAACTTCGGTCACTTTTCCAATTAGCCAGTTGGCAATTTTAGAAGGAATTAAGCGGGAAACTACAGCATCTTGGCGTTGATGTCGCCAACCACTCACCAAATCATAGCCTTCTGCCAATTTAGCTAATAACAACGGAATATCAGCCGGGTCATTTTGCAAATCAGCATCCAATGTCACAATCACTTTGCCGATGGCATAATAAAACCCAGCCGCCATCGCTGCACTTTGTCCGTAGTTGCGACGCAACAGCACCGCCTTTAAATCAGTCCGGATTTTTGCCTGTTCTTTGAGAAATTCAGCTGATCCATCTGTAGAACCATCATCTACACAAATGATTTCATAACTAAAATTACTAGAGATGATATTGGAAGCGATCGCCTCTAGCAAAAGTGGTAAACTTTCCACTTCATCACGCACCGGCACAACCACGGAAACATCAGGGACAATCACCGCGATCGCCCCATTTTCCTCATTTAACTCCTTGGAAATTAACCCACCCTTCATATTACTCAGCGTCTCTGTGGTTTATAACTCTTAATCACCCTTCCAGCACCTCGCAGCTGCTGATAATATGACTGACTTACCCCATCGCCCTGTTCCGAGAGAATATCAATCCCGATCCCATTTCGCCCCTGATCTGTTCCCGAACTATGAATGTAATTACCATCGCCCAAATATAACCCCACATGAGTAGCCTTTTCGGGAGTGCCAAAAAACACCAAATCCCCAGGTAATAACTCAGTAACATTTATTTTCTGAGTAAAAGCTTCCTGTTGATAAGCATCTCTGGGTAACCAAACACCCACCGAAACAAAAGCCGCCTGCATTAACCCCGAACAGTCATAATTTGGTGCGACTGTACCGCCCCACAGATAATAATTTGACTGTTGCATCGCTTTGTGGGTAAAAGCAATCACATTTGGTAGCAGTTTGTTAATCTCAGACTCAGAAAATGATATAGCCTGATAAAGTACAGTAGCAGGTTGTAATATACCCAAATCGGCACAAGATACCCACCCTGGATAGTCATCCTCACACAAACACACCTCAACCGCTGACACCTGACGATTTGATGTGATCCGCAAATGTCGCCCAGAAGCTGCTTGAGTTGTCAGGCGCGTACATTCAGGAGAATCATATAGATTCAGATCAGCTATACAGTGGTATTCTGCCGATGTCGAATTTAGGATTTGGGATTCTGGATTAGAGAGCATTCTGCAATGATTTTCTTTAGAAAAGACGAACAACTCGAAAATCTTGGTAATGGCATTTTAAAGGCAACTTGGGCAGAATTTCCCACTTTAGCCCGTAACCAAGTGGCTTTAACTTGGATTGTTTATGATCCCCCAGTACCTGTAAATACTGGTGGGGCTTTGACTCCTGACGCTTTTTGGCATCATCCAGTCCGTGGTTTTACTTATCGCGGCGTTGAGCGGATTTACCCCGCCAGTGTTGTCAAACTGTTTTATTTGGTCGCAGTCAACGAATGGCTGGAAAAAGGCATGACTTCACCTTCTCAGGAGTTGTCAAGAGCTGTGCGCGATATGATTGTTGATTCTAGTAATGATGCTACCAGTTTAATTGTAGATATCCTCAGTGGCACTACTTCTGGCCCAGAGTTACCGGTTGGTCCGTTTGAAACTTGGAAATATCAACGTCATATTGTTAACCGCTATTTCCAGTCTTTGGGCTGGGAGGAAATGGAAACAATTAATGTCTGTCAAAAAACTTGGTGTGATGGTCCCTATGGCAGGGAACGGGCATTTTATGGGGAAATGCTAGATAATCGCAACATGGTAACTACCAATGCGATCGCCAAGTTAGTTCATAGTATTGTGGGTGGGGTGGCAGTGTCGAGCGCGCGATCGCAAGCCATGATGAGTTTGCTCAAACGTAGTCTCAACCCTGATGATTTGCCCACTGATGTCGAAGAAGACCAAGTAACAGGTTTTTTGGGGGGTGGACTCACCCAAGATGCTCAAAGTTGGTCAAAAGCAGGTTGGACAAGTCAAGTTCGCCATGACGCAGCCTATATTGAATTACCAGAACAGCGTCCCTATATTTTAGTCGTATTTACTGAAGGTAAAGCCAACGCTAAACGCCGGGATATTTTACCTTTTGTTTCTCAGCTATTTGCCAAAGAAATTAGTAGCCTATAAAACCTCACCCCAACCCTCTCCTTACTAAGGAGAGGGAGCAAGAATCATCAGAATTGAGGATACATTCGCCATAGCATCTTACCTGATAAGTAGATTTAATCATGTACCTTGAGATAGATTTAAGCATAATTCATTAAACAGTATATTTAGATGTATGGTACATCATACTTTGCGAAATATCATGCTAAATAACTGATTTTCATGGCAAAATTTCCCATCCTGATTTAGTGTTAATTAATTTGTTTTTAGGTTTCCTATGACATCCCCTGAGCCGCAAACTGAATTTGGAAAAAATATTTCCCAAACCTCAAACAAGTCACTCTTAAAACGACGGCGGTGGCTACGATTATCGTTAGCTTTTATACTAATTATTGGAGGTGGAACAGCTACACTTTGGCGTGTTTTAACCCCTACAAATCAAGCATCACTTACTAATATTAAAACTCCAGGGGTCAGAGTTAAGGTATCACCAGTACAAATTGGTACAGTTGAGGAAAGTTCTGACTTTGTTGCTAGCTTAGAGTCTCAGCGTTCAGTACAGATACCATCAAAAATTTCGGGACAAGTTACCCAAATATTTCTGAAATCGGGAGATGCAGTTACAGCCGGCACAGCAATTATCCAAGTAGACTCTAGACAAGCAACAATCGATGTAATTAATGCTGCTAGACAGGCTGCTGTAGCACAACGAGAAAATGCCCGTGCTAAACTTCAGTCTCTGGAAGCAGCACGCCAATCTCAAACTGTTGATTTGCAATTGAAGCAACAGGAGTATGAAAGGTATGCTAATTTAGCCGCGCAGGGAGCAGTATCTCGACGTTCTAGGGATGAGTATGCCAGCACATTGGCTACAGCCAAGGCTTATCTGAGTGCAATTAATGCCCAGATTCAAGGAGAGGAAACCACCATTTCACAGGCTGAAAAATCTGTGCAGCAAGCCGAGGAAAATATTAAAAACCAACAAATCCAGCCTCGGAGTTATAGAATTACAGCACCTTTTAGCGGCACAGTTGGCAATATTCCCGTGAAAGTAGGTGATTTAGTCAATACTTCTACGCCACTGGTGACAGTTTCTCAGAAACAACCTTTGGAAGTCAACATTTCTGTTCCACCGGAACAAAGTAACCAATTACGTCAGGGAATGCCTGTAGAGGTTTTGAATCCACAAGGTCAAATTTTAAGTACTAGTAAAATATCTTTAATTGCTCCTGATACTAATAATGAGAAGCCATCAATTCTGGTTAAAGCACTTTTTAATAATTCTGAAGGTCAGCTAAAACCAGAACAATTAGTGCGGGCTAGAGTAATTTTTAATCAGCGTTCCGGGGTACTAGTTCCTACAAAAGCAGTGTCTCGTTTAGGTGGAGAAACTTTTGTTTATGTTATCAAAACGGAAAAGTCTCCACAAGGAATATCCCAGCTAGTTGCTCGACAAAAGCAGGTAAAGTTAGGCAATATCAGAGATGATCATTACCAAGTTTTGGCAGGACTACAACCTGAAGAGCAAATTATTACTTCAGGATTGCTGAATCTCAAAGATGGTGTGCCGATAGTGCCTGAATCTTTGTGAAACCTCACCCCAACCCTCTCCTTACTAAGGAGAGGGAGCTTGAATGTTGTTTAAAAAATATCGGCGGGGTCGGCTGAGTTTAATTTACGCATGGCGATCGCACCGGAAATCAAACACATTATAATTGTTAGAATTAGAACTAGAATTATCCGGTCAGGTGTCATAAATAATGGTAGCTTGGTGACGTTGCGGGTAAAAGCATACATAACAAAAGAAACAAACCCACCAGGAATAAAACCGCAAATAGCTAATATTAATGCTTCTTGAAACACAACCAATAATAAGTAGGTATTAGGATAACCCATTGCCTTGAGTGTGGCATATTCAGGCAAGTGATCCATGACATCACTGTAAATGATTTGATAAACAATAATTACACCCACTAAAAAGCCGATGGTGACACCCAAGGAAAAGATAAAACCAATCGCGCCATTTTCTTGCCAATATTTTTTTTCAAAATCAATAAATTCTTGACGAGTGAAAACTTGCACATCATCATTCAGGTAAGACTGTAAAGCTTTGGCGATTAAATCCGCATCACTACCAGGTTTGAGATTAATTAAACCTAAGTTAACTTGACCTGGTTGTTGTCCTGAAAAAATTCGCAAATAGTTTTGGTCACTGGTAATCACACTACCATTAGCAACAAAAGAAGCGCCAACTTCGTATAAACCGCCAATTTTTACTTTACGTCCTTGCAGTTCTGTGGTAACAGATTTACCCTCAGATATTTGAGCGATCGCTTGTTCATATTTTCCACTAGAATTGCGATCAAATAACAGCGTATTGGGATATTTAATCTGCTCTAATTTTTGATTAACTGCTGGCAAATTGAACGCAGGTTTTTCGGGATTAAAGCCAATTACTAAAATTGATTCATCCAGCTTCGTTTGGGGACTCTTCCAAACACCTAAACGGACATACAAAGGATTAACAGACTCAACTTCAGACAAATTAGCAGCTTGAAGCAAACGACGACGGGGAAAACTACTAAGAAGACCCAAATTTTGGGCTTGCCGACTCACTAACACCACATCAGCTTGTAACAGTTCATGAAAGCGAGTATTACTATCATATAAAGCCGATTGAAAGCCTAACTGCATTAACATCAAAAAATCAGCAAAAGTAATTCCACAAAGAGCAACTAAAAACCGCCCTTTTTGCTTCATTAATTGCCGCCAAGCCAAAGGAATTTTACGCTTAAACATAAGGATAATAACTAATGACCAATAATTTACCCTGAGCGTAGCCGAAGGGCTAAGGACTAACGACTATTTCCACATTCACCTGAAGATTGGTAAAGTTAGCCACTTGTTTACTAGAAGTTTCATCTAAACGAATTTTGGCTTCAATTACTCTCGCATCTGTAGCTGCTGTTGGGTCACTATCTAAAACATCTTTCTTCGCTACCTTCAAACCAATACGATCCACTGTGCCGCTTAATTCACCATCAAAAGCATTGCTAGGACTGGTAATAGTAGCAGTTTGACCAGGGCGAATTTTGCCAATATCACTTTCATAGATTTCGGCGATCGCATACATTTGATTAGTTTCCCCCAGTTCCACAAT comes from the Nodularia sp. NIES-3585 genome and includes:
- a CDS encoding glycosyltransferase family 8 protein: MEVLFCFDKKYEQHFGAAVTSLILNNADHLTKVHIVTKKISSNFQSKIDQLKAKAKIDFLIYEIKDTEVENFKISQHISSASYYRLLAPDILPNQLSKILYLDSDLIVNGSISELYNYDLSNYIVAAQGKKVISTKKRLELNSNYYFNAGVILINLETWRNLNIGKKCIEIIRNRPDLIKLHDQDALNKVIDGQFLNIDQKWNSLVDLYEGHSQANDKSMVIHFIGSLKPWQIWCISPQKELYWSYLKQSPWSSSIPELPKNSKQVLSAIKAILKQLKILKKPK
- the cobW gene encoding cobalamin biosynthesis protein CobW; protein product: MATKIPVTVITGFLGSGKTSLIRHLLQNNQGRRIAVLVNEFGELGIDGELLKSCQICPEDGDDGSNIFELTNGCLCCTVQEEFFPTMQELIKRRDSIDCILIETSGLALPKPLIKAFRWQEIRAAATVDAVITVVDCAAVASGTFASNPEAIAAQRQADDSLEHETPLQELFEDQLACADLVVLNKTDLVDIATKHRVEELIKQELPRVVKIVSSDRGKLDASILLGFQAAVEDNLDSRPSHHDTEAEHEHDEEITSTHLVLDRTFDPETLQQELQKLANQQEIYRIKGFVAVANKPMRLVMQGVGTRFDKFYDRPWKPQEAKQTSLVFIGRDLKSSEIESQLVAL
- a CDS encoding ABA4-like family protein; translation: MTISQLFDIANIFVLPFWVLMIFLPKWKLTRQIMASYLPFVVLAGAYLYLFVNSITPENAAALSNPQLADIARFLGDETAAATGWIHFLVMDLFVGRWIYLEGQKTGIWTIHSIALCLFAGPLGLLSHILTYWITKVFFPNSQLSEAVVEEVVSSSSS
- a CDS encoding acetyltransferase; the protein is MFLQLKDSGDIIKVLDFQELIDPSTHIIHAQDQLGEEEQEPDAYQKQNLLFPSGEGLPRCWVDANYRHPQLSSSSTTNKQR
- a CDS encoding DUF3181 family protein, translating into MATTHTAELLEALAAEIGESVYIDIAKWHLYLSDAKLHTVVAEKMYPLISSKTVNEDRVIAVLESIPVKIGGGRKELPLNDLLPLQCQVNLVDILEKYQRQS
- a CDS encoding 2TM domain-containing protein, translated to MPPRWPRKPDRKDPAFRKLDDRMTFAVHVALTTAVNSSLWFFHNLKAATWEWLPWLTAGWILVLLVHLIYITAIANYTETPPKST
- a CDS encoding DUF2795 domain-containing protein; translated protein: MTKANPVEIQKHLKGFDYPAGKSDLIKHARQQGADQDVISILEQLPENQEYQTPTELNKAIGNII
- the moaC gene encoding cyclic pyranopterin monophosphate synthase MoaC, whose translation is MQENFLFNSADLTHLDPHGEAQMVDVSAKMPTIRQAVALAKVRMLPETFAAIQAGNAPKGDVLATARLAGIMAAKQTATLIPLCHPLPLQKITVEVTADPQLPGYQIHATVKTKAETGVEMEALTAVSVAALTLYDMAKALEKSIQIESIQLVSKTGGKSGDYSSPVASSR
- a CDS encoding MFS transporter codes for the protein MKVFYTLDAKLRRNLLILFTAGLLFWSSIASLLPTLPLYIEDVGATSQQIGIVMGSFAIGMLVFRPWCSNLADRRGRKIVLLIGMSAAAIAPLGYIFTNTIIPLMVLRAFHGISIAAFGTGYIALVGDLAPAKNRGEVIGYMSLVNPIGVAIGPALGGYLQAAAGYTPLFILSAALGFAGMLCIVPIINPPVAESPHTSPADHQFWGLLLSPRVRIPALVMLLIGVALGTLHTFVPLFIKSTNIDLNPGLFYTVAAIASFNVRLFIGRASDKYGRGLFITLSLIAFTLALVGIWQANSAPVFLLSAFVEGAASGTAIPMMAAMMTDRALPHERGRIFGVSLIGLDIGIAIAGPVLGSIAEQVGYRNMFGYGAGLTFLAIIIFLTQSSHDLNNSLRFALGRAKDTYALNNGN
- a CDS encoding glycosyltransferase family 2 protein; its protein translation is MKGGLISKELNEENGAIAVIVPDVSVVVPVRDEVESLPLLLEAIASNIISSNFSYEIICVDDGSTDGSAEFLKEQAKIRTDLKAVLLRRNYGQSAAMAAGFYYAIGKVIVTLDADLQNDPADIPLLLAKLAEGYDLVSGWRHQRQDAVVSRLIPSKIANWLIGKVTEVKLHDYGCSLKAYRSEVLADMNLYGELHRFLPALAYIEGARITEIQVRHHARRFGRSKYGIWRTFRVMMDLLTIYFMKKFLTRPMHVFGLLGLGSMVTGTLIGIYLTLIKLALGESIGNRPLLILAVLLLVTGVQLFCFGLLGELLMRTYHESQGRPIYRVREVVAKNVK
- a CDS encoding C40 family peptidase; its protein translation is MLSNPESQILNSTSAEYHCIADLNLYDSPECTRLTTQAASGRHLRITSNRQVSAVEVCLCEDDYPGWVSCADLGILQPATVLYQAISFSESEINKLLPNVIAFTHKAMQQSNYYLWGGTVAPNYDCSGLMQAAFVSVGVWLPRDAYQQEAFTQKINVTELLPGDLVFFGTPEKATHVGLYLGDGNYIHSSGTDQGRNGIGIDILSEQGDGVSQSYYQQLRGAGRVIKSYKPQRR
- a CDS encoding serine hydrolase; the encoded protein is MIFFRKDEQLENLGNGILKATWAEFPTLARNQVALTWIVYDPPVPVNTGGALTPDAFWHHPVRGFTYRGVERIYPASVVKLFYLVAVNEWLEKGMTSPSQELSRAVRDMIVDSSNDATSLIVDILSGTTSGPELPVGPFETWKYQRHIVNRYFQSLGWEEMETINVCQKTWCDGPYGRERAFYGEMLDNRNMVTTNAIAKLVHSIVGGVAVSSARSQAMMSLLKRSLNPDDLPTDVEEDQVTGFLGGGLTQDAQSWSKAGWTSQVRHDAAYIELPEQRPYILVVFTEGKANAKRRDILPFVSQLFAKEISSL
- a CDS encoding efflux RND transporter periplasmic adaptor subunit, whose amino-acid sequence is MTSPEPQTEFGKNISQTSNKSLLKRRRWLRLSLAFILIIGGGTATLWRVLTPTNQASLTNIKTPGVRVKVSPVQIGTVEESSDFVASLESQRSVQIPSKISGQVTQIFLKSGDAVTAGTAIIQVDSRQATIDVINAARQAAVAQRENARAKLQSLEAARQSQTVDLQLKQQEYERYANLAAQGAVSRRSRDEYASTLATAKAYLSAINAQIQGEETTISQAEKSVQQAEENIKNQQIQPRSYRITAPFSGTVGNIPVKVGDLVNTSTPLVTVSQKQPLEVNISVPPEQSNQLRQGMPVEVLNPQGQILSTSKISLIAPDTNNEKPSILVKALFNNSEGQLKPEQLVRARVIFNQRSGVLVPTKAVSRLGGETFVYVIKTEKSPQGISQLVARQKQVKLGNIRDDHYQVLAGLQPEEQIITSGLLNLKDGVPIVPESL